In a genomic window of Corvus hawaiiensis isolate bCorHaw1 chromosome Z, bCorHaw1.pri.cur, whole genome shotgun sequence:
- the POC5 gene encoding centrosomal protein POC5 isoform X1 has translation MSSDEEKSTSPVLPKDSVQDSSVSSDPQDEYEELFRYTVVTPRFEQCVSKLPEPASEQRPADRTSRLTDDASHRKTPVSTSMKQAHMEQPALSEASSSQGSIHGPREVSKTSVTELTSPEEKLTQIENILDLWSGSLKTNILTELKNWKLNLIQHHKLQMRQEKEKHAAHVKQLQNEMENLKELLHTYEISISRKDEVITNLTQALEKQKERVELMRKFTMWRIQHVKTKQEEYANSIADRHFQTALMKKVWAAWRSASEVRWKDKVARACQLRAEDVCVQLTNDYEAKIAELTATVEQRKAEILRLHSERDHYEDTMKKAFMRGVCALNLEAMSMFQSKDSRPDPDTGSRRNDNAPTGAGRPPPSQYNPPSPPPPPAASLQMEGMFSSHLAHGSTPETRLDADSPGIISSTAGSGVTSIQKLPMAKVITSAQQKAGRTITARITGRADMGQRSRASGSLAVMGVAPPMSSVIVEKHHPVTQQTISQATAAKYPRTVLHSSGSTTARPAGQAGRVLQGQTHASVQSIKVVD, from the exons ATGTCATCTGATGAGGAGAAAAGCACAAGTCCAGTTTTGCCAAAAGACTCTGTTCAGGACAGTTCTGTTTCTTCAGATCCTCAG GATGAATATGAAGAGCTGTTTCGTTATACTGTAGTAACTCCAAGGTTTGAACAGTGTGTCTCAAAGTTGCCAGAACCTGCCTCAGAACAGAGACCAGCTGACAGAACTTCCAGGCTAACTGATGATGCCAGTCACCGTAAAACTCCAG tCTCAACATCAATGAAGCAGGCCCATATGGAACAGCCTGCTCTTTCAGAAGCAAGTTCTTCACAAGGGTCCATACATGGTCCGAGAGAAGTCAGCAAAACCTCAGTGACTGAATTAACTTCACCAGAGGAAAAACTCACTCAAATAGAAAATATACTTGATCTCTGGAGTGGAAGTCTTAAG ACAAATATTCTGACTGAACTGAAAAATTGGAAACTTAATTTGATTCAACATCACAAGCTTCAAATGAGacaagagaaagagaaacatgCCGCACATGTGAAACAATTGCAGAATGAGATGGAAAACCTGAAGGAGTTACTTCATACTTATGAAATCTCTATTAGCAGGAAAGATGAG GTAATTACTAACTTGACCCAAGCATTAGAGAAGCAAAAGGAGCGAGTAGAGTTGATGAGAAAGTTTACGATGTGGCGGATTCAGCAtgttaaaaccaaacaagag GAGTATGCAAATAGCATAGCGGACAGACATTTCCAGACAGCTTTGATGAAGAAAGTGTGGGCAGCATGGCGCTCTGCTAGTGAAGTAAGATGGAAAGACAAAGTAGCAAGAGCCTGTCAGTTAAGGGCAGAAGATGTGTGTGTTCAGCTGACCAATGATTATGAAGCCAAAATTGCAGAg CTAACTGCTACTGTGGAACAGAGGAAAGCTGAGATTCTGCGACTGCACAGTGAAAGAGATCACTATGAAGACACCATGAAGAAAGCCTTTATGCGTGGTGTATGTGCTTTGAATCTGGAAGCAATGTCCATGTTTCAAAGCAAGGACAGTAGGCCAGATCCTG aTACAGGAAGCAGGAGAAATGATAATGCTCCCACTGGTGCAGGAAGGCCACCTCCTTCACAGTATAATCCGCCCTCACCACCACCTccaccagcagcttctcttcaGATGGAAGGCATG TTTTCTAGCCACCTGGCTCATGGAAGCACTCCTGAGACCAGGCTAGATGCTGATTCTCCAGGAATCATCAGTAGCACAGCAGGATCTGGTGTGACATCAATTCAAAAACTG CCCATGGCAAAAGTAATAACATCTGCACAACAGAAAGCAGGAAGAACAATCACTGCTCGAATCACAGGCCGAGCTGATATGGGACAAAGATCCAGAGCTTCTGGGAGTTTAGCAGTGATGGGAGTTGCTCCACCCATGAGTTCAGTCATTGTTGAGAAACATCATCCGGTCACTCAG CAAACCATATCACAAGCCACTGCTGCTAAATATCCTCGAACTGTGCTTCATTCTTCCGGCTCTACCACTGCGAGACCTGCAGGACAAGCTGGGCGAGTGCTTCAGGGCCAAACCCATGCCAGTGTTCAGTCAATAAAAGTTGTTGACTGA
- the POC5 gene encoding centrosomal protein POC5 isoform X2 produces MKQAHMEQPALSEASSSQGSIHGPREVSKTSVTELTSPEEKLTQIENILDLWSGSLKTNILTELKNWKLNLIQHHKLQMRQEKEKHAAHVKQLQNEMENLKELLHTYEISISRKDEVITNLTQALEKQKERVELMRKFTMWRIQHVKTKQEEYANSIADRHFQTALMKKVWAAWRSASEVRWKDKVARACQLRAEDVCVQLTNDYEAKIAELTATVEQRKAEILRLHSERDHYEDTMKKAFMRGVCALNLEAMSMFQSKDSRPDPDTGSRRNDNAPTGAGRPPPSQYNPPSPPPPPAASLQMEGMFSSHLAHGSTPETRLDADSPGIISSTAGSGVTSIQKLPMAKVITSAQQKAGRTITARITGRADMGQRSRASGSLAVMGVAPPMSSVIVEKHHPVTQQTISQATAAKYPRTVLHSSGSTTARPAGQAGRVLQGQTHASVQSIKVVD; encoded by the exons ATGAAGCAGGCCCATATGGAACAGCCTGCTCTTTCAGAAGCAAGTTCTTCACAAGGGTCCATACATGGTCCGAGAGAAGTCAGCAAAACCTCAGTGACTGAATTAACTTCACCAGAGGAAAAACTCACTCAAATAGAAAATATACTTGATCTCTGGAGTGGAAGTCTTAAG ACAAATATTCTGACTGAACTGAAAAATTGGAAACTTAATTTGATTCAACATCACAAGCTTCAAATGAGacaagagaaagagaaacatgCCGCACATGTGAAACAATTGCAGAATGAGATGGAAAACCTGAAGGAGTTACTTCATACTTATGAAATCTCTATTAGCAGGAAAGATGAG GTAATTACTAACTTGACCCAAGCATTAGAGAAGCAAAAGGAGCGAGTAGAGTTGATGAGAAAGTTTACGATGTGGCGGATTCAGCAtgttaaaaccaaacaagag GAGTATGCAAATAGCATAGCGGACAGACATTTCCAGACAGCTTTGATGAAGAAAGTGTGGGCAGCATGGCGCTCTGCTAGTGAAGTAAGATGGAAAGACAAAGTAGCAAGAGCCTGTCAGTTAAGGGCAGAAGATGTGTGTGTTCAGCTGACCAATGATTATGAAGCCAAAATTGCAGAg CTAACTGCTACTGTGGAACAGAGGAAAGCTGAGATTCTGCGACTGCACAGTGAAAGAGATCACTATGAAGACACCATGAAGAAAGCCTTTATGCGTGGTGTATGTGCTTTGAATCTGGAAGCAATGTCCATGTTTCAAAGCAAGGACAGTAGGCCAGATCCTG aTACAGGAAGCAGGAGAAATGATAATGCTCCCACTGGTGCAGGAAGGCCACCTCCTTCACAGTATAATCCGCCCTCACCACCACCTccaccagcagcttctcttcaGATGGAAGGCATG TTTTCTAGCCACCTGGCTCATGGAAGCACTCCTGAGACCAGGCTAGATGCTGATTCTCCAGGAATCATCAGTAGCACAGCAGGATCTGGTGTGACATCAATTCAAAAACTG CCCATGGCAAAAGTAATAACATCTGCACAACAGAAAGCAGGAAGAACAATCACTGCTCGAATCACAGGCCGAGCTGATATGGGACAAAGATCCAGAGCTTCTGGGAGTTTAGCAGTGATGGGAGTTGCTCCACCCATGAGTTCAGTCATTGTTGAGAAACATCATCCGGTCACTCAG CAAACCATATCACAAGCCACTGCTGCTAAATATCCTCGAACTGTGCTTCATTCTTCCGGCTCTACCACTGCGAGACCTGCAGGACAAGCTGGGCGAGTGCTTCAGGGCCAAACCCATGCCAGTGTTCAGTCAATAAAAGTTGTTGACTGA